The Lipingzhangella halophila genome segment TCATCGTGACCGTGGGCGCCTGGGATCTCCCACCGGCGTGGCTGGAGCAGCTCGCCGAGGGCGGGCGGCTGGTCGTCCCGCTGCGCACCAAAGGGCTGACGCGGTCCTGGGCCCTGGAGCGCGCCGAGGGGCATCTGGCCAGTCGCAGCCATTTGATGTGCGGGTTCGTGCCGATGCAGGGCGCCGGAGAGCACCGCAGGACCGGGATCGCCCTGCACGGTGAGGAGGTCACGCTGTGGCTGGATGACGGCGCGCAGGTCGATGCCGCCGCGCTGGCCGGGCTTCTGACCACGCCGCGGGCGGAGGCATGGACGGGGGTGACGCGCCGCAAGGGCGAACCCTTCAGCGATCAGGACCTGTGGCTGGCCACCACGCTGCCCGGCGCGTGTCAGCTGGCCGCCTCCCAACAGGCCGTCGAGCGCGGGCTGGTCGCGCCCACATGGCGGCTGGGAACCCCCGCCCTGCTGGAGGGCACCACGCTGGCCTACCGTGCCAAGCTGCGCCCGACGGGAAGCGGAGAGGATCCGGAGATCTCCGAGTTCGGCGCCTACGCCCATGGACCCGAGGCCGCCGCGGTCGCCGAGCACCTCGCCGCACAGATCCGCCGATGGCACCAGGCCGGAAGTCCGGCACCGCGCCTGAGTGCCCACCCCGCCGACACGCCGGACGCCGCGCTGCCCGAGGGCTGCGTCCTGGACAAGCGGCACACCCGGCTGGTCATCACCTGGCCGGAATCCGATCGATAGTCCACCCTCCCTTATCCCTGTGTGTAAAGGAGTCTGCAATGGATCCCCTCACGCTCACGACGCCCGAGGACGAGCTGGACCTGGACGTGCGCTTCGTCGAGTCCGGCATCCCGGTCGTAGGGCTCGACACTGAGGACTGCACCAGCGACAACTGCGGCGACACCTCGGCCGACGACTGCTAGCAGCACGCCTGGTCCGCTTCTTCTGCACGTTGGTGGAGGCCGACGATGCCCGCTCGCCCCCGCTTCCGGGCCCTGGACGCCGGGCTGGTGCGCCTCACCGCCCACCACGACACGCGGGAGCTGGGCCCGTGGCCGGACCTGACCGGCCAGACGTCTGCGCACGTGCCGGGCTGGCGCGACTGGCTGCGGCGGGTGTGGGAGGGCGAGCATCTGGTGGAGGCCATCGAGGTCGCCAGCTCGCACCTCGCCCGCGCGGTCGCCGCGGTGTGTGCCGGCCAGGAAACACGGCCGCGCCACGTACGCCGCACCGTGGAGTCCG includes the following:
- the fxlM gene encoding methyltransferase, FxLD system; the protein is MTTQRTTSGDVEDAAGASNQDPQALRSAMVEGIIARHQQLGRVVPPGVEAALRTVPRHLFAPGVGLEKAYADDVLVTKENERGVHLSSVSAPNVIAGMLGQLDAETGQRVLEIGSGGYNAALLAELVGPEGSVTTMDIDAEVVERARACLDRAGYGRVRTVCADGEYGAAEFAPFDRIIVTVGAWDLPPAWLEQLAEGGRLVVPLRTKGLTRSWALERAEGHLASRSHLMCGFVPMQGAGEHRRTGIALHGEEVTLWLDDGAQVDAAALAGLLTTPRAEAWTGVTRRKGEPFSDQDLWLATTLPGACQLAASQQAVERGLVAPTWRLGTPALLEGTTLAYRAKLRPTGSGEDPEISEFGAYAHGPEAAAVAEHLAAQIRRWHQAGSPAPRLSAHPADTPDAALPEGCVLDKRHTRLVITWPESDR
- a CDS encoding FxLD family lantipeptide, giving the protein MDPLTLTTPEDELDLDVRFVESGIPVVGLDTEDCTSDNCGDTSADDC